In one window of Thalassotalea agarivorans DNA:
- a CDS encoding dihydrolipoyllysine-residue acetyltransferase — translation MSKDFILPDIGEGIVECEIVEWRVAEGDDIVEDQVVAEVMTDKAVVEIPAMYSGTVKKLYYNKGDIAKVYQPLFSMDVAGENNAAAADVAEATTENAAAEKAPVNTGQVSEDFILPDIGEGIVECEIVEWRVAEGDTIEEDQVVAEVMTDKAVVEIPAMYAGVVNKLYYKKGDIAKVYKPLFSITRDGALVEQTTTDTTMPVETPQTVTENTSSPVSQGKAIASPAVRRVCRELNIDISQVQGSGKKGRVYKEDVLAFSQGNQQVSPAAEMPSSTGRIEGGTRVEPIKGVKAAMAKAMVNSVSTIPHFTYCEEIDLTELIALRTSLKETYAKQDIKLTLMPFFMKAMSMAITEFPILNAQVNDECTELTYFDDHNIGMAVDSKVGLLVPNVKQVQNKSVIDLAIDITRLTEQARAGKVSPQDLKGGTISISNIGALGGTVATPIINKPEVAIVALGKTQKLPRFDENGDVQARQIMQVSWSGDHRVIDGGTIARFCNLWKSYLESPSNMLVHMR, via the coding sequence ATGAGTAAAGATTTTATTTTACCTGACATCGGCGAAGGCATCGTAGAGTGCGAAATTGTTGAATGGCGTGTGGCTGAAGGTGACGACATTGTCGAAGACCAAGTTGTTGCAGAAGTCATGACCGATAAAGCTGTGGTAGAGATCCCCGCGATGTATTCGGGTACAGTGAAAAAGCTGTATTACAACAAAGGTGATATAGCGAAGGTTTATCAACCTTTGTTTTCGATGGATGTTGCTGGCGAAAATAATGCAGCAGCGGCAGACGTCGCCGAAGCCACCACTGAAAATGCAGCAGCTGAGAAAGCACCTGTTAATACAGGGCAAGTATCTGAAGACTTTATTTTACCTGACATTGGCGAAGGCATTGTTGAATGTGAAATCGTCGAATGGCGCGTAGCTGAAGGCGACACCATCGAGGAAGATCAGGTTGTTGCAGAAGTGATGACAGATAAAGCCGTTGTTGAAATTCCGGCAATGTACGCCGGTGTTGTCAACAAGCTTTACTACAAAAAGGGCGACATCGCCAAAGTTTACAAACCGCTGTTCTCAATCACACGCGACGGTGCTCTGGTTGAGCAGACAACTACTGATACAACAATGCCAGTAGAAACACCTCAAACAGTGACTGAAAACACTAGCTCGCCAGTATCACAAGGCAAGGCGATTGCATCGCCAGCTGTGCGCCGTGTTTGCCGCGAATTGAACATCGATATTTCGCAGGTACAAGGTAGCGGTAAAAAGGGCAGAGTATACAAAGAAGATGTGTTGGCCTTTAGCCAAGGCAATCAACAAGTATCACCTGCAGCTGAAATGCCGAGTAGCACTGGACGTATAGAAGGTGGTACACGTGTTGAGCCTATTAAAGGCGTTAAAGCAGCAATGGCTAAAGCCATGGTTAATTCCGTTTCAACCATCCCACATTTCACTTATTGTGAAGAGATTGATCTAACCGAGCTTATTGCTTTAAGAACGTCTCTTAAAGAAACGTATGCGAAGCAAGATATTAAACTGACGTTGATGCCGTTTTTTATGAAAGCGATGTCTATGGCAATCACCGAATTTCCAATTCTCAACGCACAGGTCAATGACGAATGTACTGAGCTGACGTATTTTGATGACCATAATATTGGCATGGCTGTCGACTCAAAAGTCGGTTTGTTGGTGCCCAATGTTAAGCAGGTTCAGAACAAATCAGTGATTGATTTAGCTATTGATATAACTCGACTGACAGAACAAGCTCGTGCGGGTAAAGTAAGCCCACAAGACCTTAAAGGCGGCACTATATCAATTTCAAACATTGGCGCGTTAGGCGGTACGGTGGCGACACCGATTATTAATAAGCCTGAAGTGGCAATCGTTGCCTTGGGTAAAACGCAAAAACTGCCTCGTTTTGACGAAAATGGCGATGTTCAAGCACGTCAAATTATGCAAGTAAGTTGGTCGGGTGATCATCGTGTAATTGATGGTGGCACGATAGCGAGATTCTGTAATTTATGGAAGTCTTACTTAGAATCGCCGTCAAATATGCTTGTACATATGCGTTAA
- a CDS encoding thiamine pyrophosphate-dependent dehydrogenase E1 component subunit alpha, translating into MSTEQYNEGLVTHHPAFIDGHSVDIPTLKILQQDGTVYEGAELPDIDQALAERIYKTLVFHRVLDERMIAAQRQGRVSFYMAALGEEAASVGSAAGLADQDMIMAQYREQGALMYRGFTLDQFMNQLFSNEQDLGKGRQMPIHYGSNELNYMTISSPLGTQIPQAAGYAYGQKMQGKDAVTICYFGEGAASEGDFHAGLNMAAVHQAPVIFFCRNNGYAISTPAEEQFAGNGIASRGVGYGIKTLRIDGNDILAVLKATQEARKYCIEEGKPVVIEAMSYRLGAHSTSDDPTGYRTKEEEEKWQAHDPILRMKQWMLNQSWWTEEQDSEIFEQLREDVLAALKVAEKIDKPALEDLVSDVYDQVPEMLEQQLNELKAHIKKYPDAYPVTSGRIK; encoded by the coding sequence ATGAGCACTGAACAATATAACGAAGGGCTGGTAACACATCATCCAGCGTTCATTGATGGACACTCGGTCGATATTCCAACCCTAAAAATATTACAACAAGACGGCACCGTTTATGAAGGTGCTGAATTACCAGATATAGATCAAGCGCTTGCAGAGCGGATCTATAAAACACTCGTTTTTCATCGCGTATTAGACGAGCGTATGATTGCCGCCCAACGCCAGGGGCGCGTGAGCTTTTATATGGCAGCACTAGGCGAAGAAGCCGCTAGTGTTGGCAGTGCAGCCGGTCTTGCGGATCAAGATATGATCATGGCGCAATATCGCGAACAAGGTGCATTGATGTATCGCGGATTCACCTTAGATCAGTTTATGAACCAACTGTTCAGCAACGAGCAGGATTTAGGTAAAGGGCGTCAAATGCCTATCCACTATGGTTCAAATGAATTGAACTATATGACCATATCTTCTCCTCTTGGCACACAAATTCCACAAGCAGCTGGTTATGCTTATGGCCAGAAAATGCAAGGTAAAGATGCGGTCACCATTTGCTATTTTGGTGAGGGAGCTGCGTCAGAAGGTGATTTCCACGCTGGATTGAACATGGCAGCTGTGCATCAAGCACCGGTTATTTTCTTCTGCCGAAACAATGGCTATGCAATCTCTACACCGGCGGAAGAGCAGTTCGCTGGAAATGGTATTGCCTCTCGTGGCGTAGGCTATGGCATTAAAACCCTGCGTATCGACGGCAACGATATTCTTGCGGTATTGAAAGCAACACAAGAAGCAAGAAAATACTGCATTGAAGAAGGCAAGCCTGTTGTTATCGAAGCAATGTCTTATCGTTTAGGTGCACATTCAACGTCAGATGATCCTACCGGCTATCGTACAAAGGAAGAGGAAGAAAAGTGGCAAGCACACGATCCAATCTTACGAATGAAGCAATGGATGTTAAATCAATCATGGTGGACTGAAGAGCAAGATAGCGAAATATTTGAGCAGTTGCGTGAAGATGTGTTGGCTGCACTTAAAGTCGCTGAAAAAATCGATAAACCTGCGTTAGAAGATCTGGTTTCAGATGTTTATGACCAAGTACCAGAGATGCTTGAACAACAACTCAACGAGTTAAAAGCACATATCAAGAAGTACCCCGATGCATATCCAGTGACATCAGGGAGGATCAAATAA
- a CDS encoding alpha-ketoacid dehydrogenase subunit beta encodes MAQMNLLQAINNALDIAMAEDDSTLCFGEDVGYFGGVFRATSGLQEKYGKARCFNTPLVEQGILGFANGLAAQGSRPIAEIQFADYIFPAFDQIVNESAKFRYRSGNEFDVGRLTIRTPYGGGIHGGLYHSQSPEAYFAHTPGLKIVVPRNPYQAKGLLLAAIRDDNPVLFFEPKRLYRAAVGEVPEEDYQLPLGKAEIVKQGSDVTLLAWGAQMEIIEKAADMAEADGISCEVIDLRSILPWDVETIANSVRKTGRFVISQEAPLTAGFASEIAATIQQECFLHLESPIARVCGLDTPYPLALEKEYQADHLKVYEAIKRSMDY; translated from the coding sequence ATGGCTCAAATGAATTTATTGCAAGCGATTAACAATGCACTCGACATTGCAATGGCTGAAGATGATAGCACCTTGTGCTTTGGTGAAGATGTTGGTTATTTTGGTGGTGTATTCCGCGCAACCAGTGGCTTACAAGAAAAATACGGCAAAGCAAGATGTTTTAACACGCCATTGGTGGAGCAAGGTATTTTAGGTTTTGCTAATGGTCTAGCTGCACAAGGTTCAAGACCTATCGCAGAGATTCAATTTGCAGACTATATTTTCCCTGCATTTGATCAAATCGTGAATGAATCAGCAAAATTTAGATATAGAAGTGGTAATGAGTTTGACGTAGGTCGCTTAACCATTCGCACACCATATGGTGGTGGTATCCATGGCGGTTTATATCACAGTCAATCCCCAGAAGCTTATTTCGCCCATACGCCTGGCTTAAAAATCGTGGTGCCTAGAAACCCTTATCAAGCCAAAGGTTTATTGTTGGCAGCCATTAGAGATGACAACCCCGTGTTGTTTTTCGAACCGAAACGTTTGTACCGCGCTGCCGTTGGTGAGGTGCCTGAGGAAGATTACCAATTACCGCTTGGAAAAGCTGAAATTGTTAAACAGGGTAGTGACGTCACGCTATTGGCGTGGGGCGCACAAATGGAGATTATCGAGAAAGCTGCAGATATGGCAGAAGCAGACGGCATTTCATGTGAAGTGATAGATTTACGTTCAATATTGCCGTGGGACGTAGAAACAATCGCCAACTCTGTGCGTAAAACAGGTCGTTTTGTGATTTCACAGGAAGCGCCACTGACAGCTGGTTTTGCAAGTGAAATCGCAGCAACGATTCAACAAGAATGCTTTTTACACCTAGAGTCGCCTATTGCTCGTGTGTGTGGTTTAGATACGCCGTACCCACTTGCATTAGAAAAAGAATATCAGGCGGATCACTTAAAAGTGTATGAAGCAATCAAACGCAGCATGGATTACTAG
- a CDS encoding DUF1707 domain-containing protein codes for MSVKINDRPTEKVREEVIDRLIMNYGHGELSYEAFNRRLDEAMDTQNNETLQSLVEDLPLTPDEQYIRSKTEENAATYVSEGATEEEHIVSIFSGSDRGGRWVVPKKLKVTTVFGGGDLNFSEAVFSQQQTEIEVFCLFGGVDIHVPEGVNVVSRMFNIFGGVSNNTNNAIGSQANVAPTIVVTGYCIFSGVNIRIPRSIKERFVSFADEFKKMFIDSSGKY; via the coding sequence ATGTCTGTAAAAATAAACGATCGTCCAACTGAAAAAGTAAGAGAAGAAGTTATTGATCGCCTGATCATGAATTATGGTCATGGAGAACTCTCTTACGAAGCGTTTAACCGCCGTCTTGATGAAGCGATGGACACGCAAAATAATGAAACCCTCCAATCTTTAGTGGAAGACCTTCCGCTCACGCCTGATGAGCAATATATTCGCTCTAAAACAGAAGAAAATGCCGCCACCTACGTCAGTGAAGGCGCAACGGAAGAAGAGCACATCGTCAGTATCTTTTCTGGTTCTGATCGCGGTGGACGTTGGGTTGTGCCGAAAAAACTAAAAGTGACTACTGTTTTTGGTGGTGGCGATTTAAATTTCAGCGAGGCTGTATTTAGCCAGCAACAAACTGAAATAGAAGTATTTTGCTTATTTGGTGGCGTAGATATTCACGTGCCTGAAGGCGTCAATGTGGTAAGTCGCATGTTTAATATCTTTGGCGGTGTGTCAAACAACACGAATAATGCGATTGGTAGTCAAGCTAATGTAGCGCCAACAATAGTCGTGACAGGTTACTGCATATTTTCTGGTGTAAACATCAGAATACCTCGTTCTATTAAAGAGCGCTTTGTCTCGTTTGCTGACGAGTTTAAGAAGATGTTTATTGATTCAAGCGGTAAATACTAG
- a CDS encoding protein kinase domain-containing protein: MAEKKLQHFYIAEEQSIYLLSHKDATKLKQWVELCQQQLAQLGYRDIFLLGKGAYGFVFNGVSSSGEEHVFKFSRLTLPEHVQARLADEADIQSLLNHENIPKVIEYRQIKRQHILHMTRAPGLDLEQLSLKMGPLPPELVVEIAIALGDLLLYLRNAKEHASNKPIVHGDIKPSNLVYDQETKRLHLVDWGSSVKAQLDASGQSTENNVMDLMSGDLQNTNARLGDVYFIGPEQINGGLSSPRFDEQGMAATLYALASGQSCRYGTGVIPPSALGLPKDLGLTLEAMLSEDASTRHKAGDYFFRSLDVLRRTVLAKTPTIYPLEVKIPIWSKPKEQEIDTVVYGSRKSFLRESSERDNLASVNDVQLEKYYKNYLMGMGDTEKAFIAAVSRLAHYPVVGGLAIRWEKEGVYVDSNLSLFDPEMEHAFQSAVNNMITLAQGIFRIGVFKSCLFNARNTLHIERDNEQQPFSASAQQFIPFDISAVPDIDDESRLHSYFEDGKDPDEYLYLPDPIMEALTALNEIHHTGCIIFEVLPTHLKIHSYLMLLDPQKQTAFEQLLKQIIDLLPLIEGVGISGFMKLPYKDTRFFEHINRLPEHFYPKNAKAG; encoded by the coding sequence TTGGCAGAAAAAAAATTACAACATTTCTATATTGCCGAAGAGCAGTCGATATATCTGCTATCCCACAAAGATGCCACAAAGTTAAAGCAATGGGTCGAATTGTGTCAGCAGCAGCTTGCCCAATTAGGTTATCGAGATATTTTTCTATTGGGAAAGGGTGCCTATGGCTTCGTCTTTAATGGCGTTTCTAGCTCAGGAGAAGAGCATGTATTTAAGTTTTCTCGCCTAACGTTGCCTGAGCATGTTCAAGCGAGGCTTGCTGATGAAGCCGATATTCAATCATTGCTCAATCATGAAAACATCCCCAAGGTCATAGAATACCGTCAGATCAAACGACAGCATATTTTGCATATGACTCGCGCGCCCGGGTTAGATCTCGAGCAACTATCACTTAAGATGGGGCCACTACCGCCTGAGTTAGTGGTTGAGATTGCTATTGCATTAGGTGATTTGCTTTTATATTTGCGTAACGCTAAAGAGCACGCGTCGAATAAACCTATTGTCCATGGCGACATCAAGCCTTCTAATCTTGTGTATGACCAAGAAACCAAGCGTTTGCACCTGGTTGACTGGGGATCATCGGTTAAAGCTCAGCTAGACGCCAGTGGCCAATCGACAGAAAACAACGTCATGGATTTAATGAGCGGTGATTTGCAAAATACTAATGCTCGCTTAGGTGATGTCTACTTCATCGGTCCTGAACAAATTAATGGTGGGCTGTCATCGCCTCGTTTTGACGAACAAGGCATGGCGGCAACGCTATATGCGCTTGCCTCTGGGCAATCGTGTCGATACGGGACTGGCGTTATACCTCCGAGCGCTTTGGGTTTACCAAAAGATCTGGGCTTGACGCTTGAAGCCATGCTCAGTGAAGATGCCAGCACAAGGCATAAGGCGGGTGATTATTTTTTTCGCTCCCTCGATGTTCTGCGCCGCACAGTATTAGCTAAAACACCGACAATTTATCCGTTAGAAGTTAAGATCCCTATTTGGTCAAAACCAAAAGAACAAGAAATCGATACGGTTGTTTATGGCTCAAGGAAATCATTTTTAAGGGAATCGAGTGAACGCGATAATTTAGCCAGTGTTAACGATGTGCAATTAGAAAAGTATTACAAGAACTACCTTATGGGCATGGGTGATACAGAAAAAGCCTTTATTGCCGCTGTTAGCCGCTTAGCGCATTACCCTGTGGTTGGCGGGCTTGCGATTCGTTGGGAAAAAGAAGGCGTTTATGTTGATTCCAATTTAAGCTTATTTGATCCTGAAATGGAACATGCCTTTCAAAGCGCAGTAAACAATATGATCACCTTGGCGCAGGGTATTTTTCGTATTGGTGTTTTTAAAAGTTGTTTATTTAATGCGCGTAATACGTTGCATATTGAACGTGATAATGAACAACAACCTTTCAGCGCGTCTGCGCAACAGTTTATACCTTTTGATATTAGTGCTGTGCCAGATATTGATGATGAAAGTCGTCTTCATTCATACTTTGAAGACGGTAAAGATCCCGATGAATATTTGTATCTACCAGATCCCATCATGGAGGCATTGACCGCGCTCAATGAAATACACCACACCGGATGTATCATCTTCGAGGTACTGCCGACCCACCTTAAAATCCATAGTTATTTAATGCTGCTCGATCCACAAAAACAAACAGCGTTTGAGCAACTCTTAAAACAAATCATAGATTTGTTACCCTTGATTGAAGGTGTTGGTATTTCTGGCTTTATGAAGTTGCCCTATAAAGATACCCGTTTTTTTGAACATATTAATCGACTGCCTGAGCACTTCTATCCTAAAAATGCAAAGGCCGGCTAA